In the Euphorbia lathyris chromosome 5, ddEupLath1.1, whole genome shotgun sequence genome, one interval contains:
- the LOC136230110 gene encoding cytochrome P450 CYP82J17-like has translation MDFSSNFAAIAIAGAFALIFLLKLWKRSKSRGNLVPEAPGGLPIIGHFHRLGEKKNLALILTEMADKYGSMFSLRFGVHTTVIISDHKAIKECFTINDKFIAYRPPSTQAQIVGYSGSSFGFAPYGPYWRNLRKLASIELLSSQRTKMLNYVQKSEVNYLVKDLYDHCNSSNAKIDISECIQHMVFNMITRMVAGKRFYVGNKEVENVNGRPMSEVIKDFMNVAGALVPGDFIPLIGWLDITGVVKNMKSISNEVGVIVDKWIEEHKMKKAEHEDKKDFLDVMLSVIQDEPSMGLDQATIIKGTSTAIILAGSDTTAITAIWVLSNLLNNKKALQKCQEELDLKVGRDRCVEVDDLAKLEYLSACIKETLRLFPPGPLGIPRHVAEDCYISGYFIPKGTRLFLNFYKLHRDPEVWRNPEEFIPERFLTDKSHIDVTGNNFEYLPFSGGRRHCPGTNLAMQVLNLSLARLLQAFNFKTPSDKPLDMSIGQAIVLPREYPLELVLTARLAPHLYDQECN, from the exons ATGGATTTCTCTTCCAATTTCGCAGCAATCGCAATCGCAGGCGCTTTCGCTTTAATTTTCTTGCTCAAGCTATGGAAGAGGTCCAAAAGCAGGGGAAATTTAGTACCAGAAGCACCGGGAGGGCTTCCGATCATCGGCCATTTCCACCGTCTCGGCGAGAAGAAAAATCTTGCTTTAATTTTAACAGAGATGGCTGATAAATACGGATCCATGTTTTCCTTAAGATTTGGAGTTCACACTACTGTTATTATCAGCGATCACAAAGCCATCAAAGAGTGCTTCACCATAAATGACAAATTCATAGCCTACCGGCCTCCTTCAACTCAAGCTCAGATCGTCGGCTACAGCGGTTCTTCTTTCGGATTCGCACCTTATGGTCCTTACTGGCGCAATTTACGAAAATTGGCTTCAATTGAGCTTCTCTCTAGCCAGAGGACGAAGATGTTGAACTATGTGCAAAAATCGGAGGTTAATTATCTGGTCAAGGACTTGTACGATCACTGTAATTCGAGCAACGCAAAGATTGATATTAGCGAATGTATTCAGCATATGGTGTTTAATATGATTACGAGAATGGTGGCTGGGAAGAGATTTTATGTGGGGAATAAGGAAGTGGAGAATGTTAATGGAAGGCCTATGAGTGAAGTTATTAAGGATTTCATGAATGTTGCCGGCGCACTTGTTCCCGGTGATTTTATTCCGTTGATTGGATGGTTGGATATTACAGGGGTTGTTAAAAATATGAAGAGTATTAGCAACGAAGTTGGTGTTATCGTTGATAAATGGATTGAAGAACATAAGATGAAAAAGGCAGAACATGAAGATAAGAAGGATTTCCTTGATGTTATGCTCTCTGTAATTCAAGACGAACCTTCTATGGGGCTTGACCAAGCAACCATCATCAAAGGAACAAGCACG GCTATAATTCTTGCAGGTTCCGATACAACAGCAATAACAGCAATATGGGTTTTATCCAACTTATTGAATAATAAAAAAGCACTACAAAAATGCCAAGAAGAGCTAGATCTCAAAGTAGGCAGAGACCGATGTGTAGAAGTCGACGATTTAGCAAAACTGGAGTACCTCTCGGCATGCATCAAAGAAACACTACGATTATTCCCACCTGGTCCACTAGGAATTCCAAGACACGTAGCGGAAGATTGTTACATTTCAGGATACTTTATTCCAAAAGGCACACGtttgtttttaaatttctaCAAATTGCACAGAGACCCAGAAGTCTGGAGGAATCCTGAGGAATTCATCCCAGAAAGATTTCTTACAGATAAATCACACATTGATGTTACTGGAAATAACTTCGAGTACTTGCCATTTAGTGGAGGGAGAAGACACTGTCCTGGAACAAACTTGGCAATGCAGGTTTTGAATTTGAGTCTTGCTAGGTTGCTTCAAGCATTCAACTTTAAAACTCCATCTGATAAGCCTTTGGATATGAGTATCGGCCAAGCCATTGTCTTGCCAAGGGAATATCCTCTTGAACTTGTTCTTACCGCACGTCTTGCTCCTCACCTTTATGATCAAGAATGCAATTGA